From a region of the Drosophila virilis strain 15010-1051.87 chromosome 3, Dvir_AGI_RSII-ME, whole genome shotgun sequence genome:
- the dysc gene encoding uncharacterized protein dysc isoform X2, whose translation MRLGGSGIPYDGDPLTMSAAGNDYAELCDLGPSRWSARGYGYHATAAAANAAGIGIGGIGVPGATQSSSSVPTGGSAGLSAHHLRSSAAAPNSYEAEDIGLAFGMISPPPGSGHVHYGGSAGGIGSRVGNSTSSLRAGGSGRSGLYYSPPGTSYTIVERPHSPHYYYNSAGVPTKGGSLPGRGSAYLSSSPSSHMAAGTAGTLPTSTAASGRHAASAMGNGNKKRAISPEQVLRMFGATQSSSVPTSSYHYSNGGTRDRDRAGRRSPASSPPSTTHQIYRDRDRDRDRSVPNIHELTTRTVSMSRDQQVDHGFGICVKGGKDSGLGVYISRIEENSVAERAGLRPGDTILEVNGTPFTSINHEEALKILKSSRQISMTVRAPPTLNSTAPLHGFGPPSRDPMYASMAPLLPQTAAAHAAAAGGGGGGGSGLPFRQTCSWMDRHGRPASPPMEYGGRRNERRDRVRRVELLIEPGQSLGLMIRGGVEYGLGIFVTGVDKDSVADRAGLMIGDEILEVNGQSFLDVTHDEAVGQLKYHKRMSLVIRDVGKVPHSCTSIEMEPWDAYSPTGTRARRKGQITTMVEEKARSLLPRHHFASLSYYIAEYSVKAMTIDAFVAVLLEMLDTYEKHTLVTEIRELVFPEDRTRYDELVYRRERDPYSVDRHRRKGDSARDLPVTADDMEVSAATGRSPSSDSGLGMTVTDIHKRPALQLPYRPMSAGPILHRSQHYQPATSHAASNQSPSPPPKPQQQQQQQQQQQHYPPHHTSLRHLGGGVGNVRHPHQQQLGPNQFKLKQAKDNQQQEYGCDEHRTRRGSETLLPEYEQDAEQVSALRSLCIRFSYASSFVTI comes from the exons ATGCGCCTTGGGGGTAGTGGTATACCATACGACGGTGACCCCCTGACAATGAGCGCAGCTGGCAATGATTATGCCGAATTATGCGATCTTGGACCATCACGTTGGAGTGCACGCGGTTATGGTTaccatgcaacagcagcagctgcaaatgcgGCCGGCATCGGCATTGGTGGCATCGGCGTACCAGGCGCCACACAATCATCATCGAGCGTACCGACGGGCGGCTCAGCTGGCCTCAGCGCACATCATTTACGGAGCAGCGCAGCAGCGCCAAACAGTTACGAGGCCGAGGACATTGGCCTGGCCTTTGGCATGATCAGTCCGCCACCTGGCAGCGGGCACGTTCATTACGGCGGCAGCGCCGGCGGCATTGGCTCCCGTGTGGGCAATAGCACCAGTTCACTGCGTGCCGGCGGCAGCGGTCGCTCCGGTCTCTATTACTCGCCACCGGGCACATCGTACACAATCGTTGAGCGTCCACACTCGCCGCATTACTATTACAATTCGGCTGGTGTGCCCACGAAGGGTGGTTCGTTGCCTGGTCGCGGCTCAGCGTATCTCAGCTCCTCGCCCTCTAGCCACATGGCCGCCGGCACGGCTGGCACGCTGCCCACATCAACGGCAGCTAGCGGTCGCCATGCCGCCTCGGCCATGGGCAATGGCAACAAGAAGCGGGCCATATCGCCGGAGCAGGTGCTGCGCATGTTCGGCGCCACACAGTCGTCTTCAGTTCCTACGAGTAGCTATCACTACAGCAACGGTGGCACACGCGATCGGGATCGCGCAGGCCGACGCAGTCCGGCCAGCAGTCCGCCCTCGACAACGCATCAG ATCTATCGGGATCGCGATCGAGATCGGGATCGGAGTGTGCCCAACATACATGAACTTACGACGCGCACCGTTTCAATGTCGCGTGATCAGCAAGTCGATCACGGCTTCGGTATATGCGTCAAAGGAGGCAAAGACTCAG GCTTAGGTGTTTACATCTCACGCATCGAGGAGAATTCGGTGGCGGAGCGCGCCGGCCTGCGACCCGGTGATACAATCCTAGAGGTGAACGGCACGCCATTCACCTCAATCAATCACGAGGAGGCGCTTAAG ATATTGAAATCGTCACGTCAAATCAGTATGACGGTGCGAGCGCCGCCCACGCTGAACTCGACGGCGCCGCTGCACGGTTTTGGTCCACCCTCGCGGGATCCAATGTACGCGTCGATGGCCCCCCTATTACCACAGACTGCAGCGGCCCATGCGGCAGcggccggcggcggcggcggcggcggatcGGGTCTGCCCTTTCGTCAGACCTGCTCCTGGATGGATCGACACGGCCGTCCGGCCTCACCGCCCATGGAGTATGGTGGCAGGCGGAACGAGCGCCGAGATCG GGTACGCCGCGTCGAGCTGCTCATTGAGCCCGGCCAATCGCTGGGCCTGATGATACGCGGCGGCGTCGAGTACGGCCTGGGCATCTTTGTCACGGGCGTCGACAAGGATAGCGTCGCAGATCGTGCCGGTCTAATGATTGGCGACGAAATACTGGAGGTCAACGGCCAGTCGTTTCTCGATGTGACGCACGACGAGGCCGTCGGTCAGCTGAAGTATCACAAGCGCATGTCCTTGGTGATACGTGACGTGGGCAAGGTGCCGCATTCCTGCACATCCATCGAAATGGAGCCCTGGGATGCGTACAGTCCAACGGGCACGAG AGCACGCCGAAAAGGTCAAATCACGACCATGGTGGAGGAGAAGGCGCGCTCGCTGCTGCCACGTCATCATTTTGCAAGTCTTTCGTATTATATTGCCGAATATAGTGTGAAAGCAATGACCATAGATGCCTTTGTTGCCGTCTTATTAGAGATGTTAGATACGTACGAAAAG CACACGCTAGTGACGGAAATTCGTGAGCTCGTTTTTCCGGAGGATCGTACACGTTACGATGAGCTTGTGTATCGCAGAGAACGCGATCCATATAGCGTGGATAGGCATAGG CGTAAAGGAGACTCCGCACGTGATTTGCCG GTAACAGCTGACGACATGGAAGTAAGCGCCGCTACTGGACGCAGTCCCTCGTCGGACTCGGGTCTGGGCATGACCGTAACGGATATACATAAACG ACCCGCACTACAGTTGCCCTATCGGCCCATGTCGGCGGGACCAATACTGCATCGTTCACAGCATTATCAGCCAGCAACATCACATGCAGCTAGCAACCAATCACCATCACCGCCAccaaaaccacaacaacaacagcaacaacaacaacaacaacaacattatcCACCACATCATACCTCATTGCGTCATCTGGGCGGCGGCGTTGGAAATGTGCGTCATCCTCACCAGCAGCAATTGGGACCAAATCAATTTAAACTCAAACAAGCCAAAGACAATCAGCAACAG GAATACGGCTGTGATGAGCATAGAACTCGCCGGGGCAGCGAAACCCTATTACCGGAATATGAACAAGATGCG GAACAGGTAAGCGCTTTGCGTTCGCTTTGCATTCGTTTTTCGTATGCGTCGTCGTTTGTTACAATTTAA
- the dysc gene encoding whirlin isoform X3 — MRLGGSGIPYDGDPLTMSAAGNDYAELCDLGPSRWSARGYGYHATAAAANAAGIGIGGIGVPGATQSSSSVPTGGSAGLSAHHLRSSAAAPNSYEAEDIGLAFGMISPPPGSGHVHYGGSAGGIGSRVGNSTSSLRAGGSGRSGLYYSPPGTSYTIVERPHSPHYYYNSAGVPTKGGSLPGRGSAYLSSSPSSHMAAGTAGTLPTSTAASGRHAASAMGNGNKKRAISPEQVLRMFGATQSSSVPTSSYHYSNGGTRDRDRAGRRSPASSPPSTTHQIYRDRDRDRDRSVPNIHELTTRTVSMSRDQQVDHGFGICVKGGKDSGLGVYISRIEENSVAERAGLRPGDTILEVNGTPFTSINHEEALKRCVQILKSSRQISMTVRAPPTLNSTAPLHGFGPPSRDPMYASMAPLLPQTAAAHAAAAGGGGGGGSGLPFRQTCSWMDRHGRPASPPMEYGGRRNERRDRVRRVELLIEPGQSLGLMIRGGVEYGLGIFVTGVDKDSVADRAGLMIGDEILEVNGQSFLDVTHDEAVGQLKYHKRMSLVIRDVGKVPHSCTSIEMEPWDAYSPTGTRARRKGQITTMVEEKARSLLPRHHFASLSYYIAEYSVKAMTIDAFVAVLLEMLDTYEKHTLVTEIRELVFPEDRTRYDELVYRRERDPYSVDRHRRKGDSARDLPVTADDMEVSAATGRSPSSDSGLGMTVTDIHKRPALQLPYRPMSAGPILHRSQHYQPATSHAASNQSPSPPPKPQQQQQQQQQQQHYPPHHTSLRHLGGGVGNVRHPHQQQLGPNQFKLKQAKDNQQQEYGCDEHRTRRGSETLLPEYEQDAGGYLDGLRSHLGGLTQRVKSWYWGRPLELATKLSRSFDMKEEGGTLLGDKGVRRHQSMQRLSTEQNGGSTTEQTHEHNPNVVPDHRGNLHITVKKTKPILGIAIEGGANTKHPLPRIINIHENGAAFEAGGLEVGQLILEVDGTKVEGLHHQEVARLIAECFANREKAEITFLVVEAKKSNLEPKPTALIFLEA, encoded by the exons ATGCGCCTTGGGGGTAGTGGTATACCATACGACGGTGACCCCCTGACAATGAGCGCAGCTGGCAATGATTATGCCGAATTATGCGATCTTGGACCATCACGTTGGAGTGCACGCGGTTATGGTTaccatgcaacagcagcagctgcaaatgcgGCCGGCATCGGCATTGGTGGCATCGGCGTACCAGGCGCCACACAATCATCATCGAGCGTACCGACGGGCGGCTCAGCTGGCCTCAGCGCACATCATTTACGGAGCAGCGCAGCAGCGCCAAACAGTTACGAGGCCGAGGACATTGGCCTGGCCTTTGGCATGATCAGTCCGCCACCTGGCAGCGGGCACGTTCATTACGGCGGCAGCGCCGGCGGCATTGGCTCCCGTGTGGGCAATAGCACCAGTTCACTGCGTGCCGGCGGCAGCGGTCGCTCCGGTCTCTATTACTCGCCACCGGGCACATCGTACACAATCGTTGAGCGTCCACACTCGCCGCATTACTATTACAATTCGGCTGGTGTGCCCACGAAGGGTGGTTCGTTGCCTGGTCGCGGCTCAGCGTATCTCAGCTCCTCGCCCTCTAGCCACATGGCCGCCGGCACGGCTGGCACGCTGCCCACATCAACGGCAGCTAGCGGTCGCCATGCCGCCTCGGCCATGGGCAATGGCAACAAGAAGCGGGCCATATCGCCGGAGCAGGTGCTGCGCATGTTCGGCGCCACACAGTCGTCTTCAGTTCCTACGAGTAGCTATCACTACAGCAACGGTGGCACACGCGATCGGGATCGCGCAGGCCGACGCAGTCCGGCCAGCAGTCCGCCCTCGACAACGCATCAG ATCTATCGGGATCGCGATCGAGATCGGGATCGGAGTGTGCCCAACATACATGAACTTACGACGCGCACCGTTTCAATGTCGCGTGATCAGCAAGTCGATCACGGCTTCGGTATATGCGTCAAAGGAGGCAAAGACTCAG GCTTAGGTGTTTACATCTCACGCATCGAGGAGAATTCGGTGGCGGAGCGCGCCGGCCTGCGACCCGGTGATACAATCCTAGAGGTGAACGGCACGCCATTCACCTCAATCAATCACGAGGAGGCGCTTAAG AGATGTGTGCAGATATTGAAATCGTCACGTCAAATCAGTATGACGGTGCGAGCGCCGCCCACGCTGAACTCGACGGCGCCGCTGCACGGTTTTGGTCCACCCTCGCGGGATCCAATGTACGCGTCGATGGCCCCCCTATTACCACAGACTGCAGCGGCCCATGCGGCAGcggccggcggcggcggcggcggcggatcGGGTCTGCCCTTTCGTCAGACCTGCTCCTGGATGGATCGACACGGCCGTCCGGCCTCACCGCCCATGGAGTATGGTGGCAGGCGGAACGAGCGCCGAGATCG GGTACGCCGCGTCGAGCTGCTCATTGAGCCCGGCCAATCGCTGGGCCTGATGATACGCGGCGGCGTCGAGTACGGCCTGGGCATCTTTGTCACGGGCGTCGACAAGGATAGCGTCGCAGATCGTGCCGGTCTAATGATTGGCGACGAAATACTGGAGGTCAACGGCCAGTCGTTTCTCGATGTGACGCACGACGAGGCCGTCGGTCAGCTGAAGTATCACAAGCGCATGTCCTTGGTGATACGTGACGTGGGCAAGGTGCCGCATTCCTGCACATCCATCGAAATGGAGCCCTGGGATGCGTACAGTCCAACGGGCACGAG AGCACGCCGAAAAGGTCAAATCACGACCATGGTGGAGGAGAAGGCGCGCTCGCTGCTGCCACGTCATCATTTTGCAAGTCTTTCGTATTATATTGCCGAATATAGTGTGAAAGCAATGACCATAGATGCCTTTGTTGCCGTCTTATTAGAGATGTTAGATACGTACGAAAAG CACACGCTAGTGACGGAAATTCGTGAGCTCGTTTTTCCGGAGGATCGTACACGTTACGATGAGCTTGTGTATCGCAGAGAACGCGATCCATATAGCGTGGATAGGCATAGG CGTAAAGGAGACTCCGCACGTGATTTGCCG GTAACAGCTGACGACATGGAAGTAAGCGCCGCTACTGGACGCAGTCCCTCGTCGGACTCGGGTCTGGGCATGACCGTAACGGATATACATAAACG ACCCGCACTACAGTTGCCCTATCGGCCCATGTCGGCGGGACCAATACTGCATCGTTCACAGCATTATCAGCCAGCAACATCACATGCAGCTAGCAACCAATCACCATCACCGCCAccaaaaccacaacaacaacagcaacaacaacaacaacaacaacattatcCACCACATCATACCTCATTGCGTCATCTGGGCGGCGGCGTTGGAAATGTGCGTCATCCTCACCAGCAGCAATTGGGACCAAATCAATTTAAACTCAAACAAGCCAAAGACAATCAGCAACAG GAATACGGCTGTGATGAGCATAGAACTCGCCGGGGCAGCGAAACCCTATTACCGGAATATGAACAAGATGCG GGCGGCTACTTAGATGGACTACGTTCACATTTGGGTGGTTTAACACAACGTGTCAAATCATGGTATTGGGGACGACCTCTT gaGTTGGCCACAAAACTCTCAAGAAGTTTCGATATGAAGGAAGAAGGCGGCACTTTGCTGGGCGATAAAGGTGTACGAAGGCATCAG TCCATGCAGCGTCTGTCAACTGAGCAGAACGGTGGTTCAACGACTGAACAAACACATGAACACAATCCAAACGTCGTACCTGATCATAGAGGCAACTTACACATTACAGTTAAGAAAACCAAACCAATTTTAGGTATTGCTATCGAAGGTGGTGCTAATACAAAGCACCCGCTTCCTAGGATAATCAATATCCAT GAAAATGGTGCGGCATTTGAAGCGGGCGGCTTGGAAGTCGGGCAACTGATACTGGAGGTAGACGGCACCAAGGTGGAAGGTCTACATCATCAG GAGGTTGCTCGATTGATAGCCGAATGCTTTGCAAATCGTGAAAAGGCTGAAATAACCTTCTTAGTTGTCGAagcaaaaaaatcaaatttggaACCGAAGCCAACAGCGTTAATATTTTTAGAAGCCTAA
- the dysc gene encoding uncharacterized protein dysc isoform X1: MRLGGSGIPYDGDPLTMSAAGNDYAELCDLGPSRWSARGYGYHATAAAANAAGIGIGGIGVPGATQSSSSVPTGGSAGLSAHHLRSSAAAPNSYEAEDIGLAFGMISPPPGSGHVHYGGSAGGIGSRVGNSTSSLRAGGSGRSGLYYSPPGTSYTIVERPHSPHYYYNSAGVPTKGGSLPGRGSAYLSSSPSSHMAAGTAGTLPTSTAASGRHAASAMGNGNKKRAISPEQVLRMFGATQSSSVPTSSYHYSNGGTRDRDRAGRRSPASSPPSTTHQIYRDRDRDRDRSVPNIHELTTRTVSMSRDQQVDHGFGICVKGGKDSGLGVYISRIEENSVAERAGLRPGDTILEVNGTPFTSINHEEALKRCVQILKSSRQISMTVRAPPTLNSTAPLHGFGPPSRDPMYASMAPLLPQTAAAHAAAAGGGGGGGSGLPFRQTCSWMDRHGRPASPPMEYGGRRNERRDRVRRVELLIEPGQSLGLMIRGGVEYGLGIFVTGVDKDSVADRAGLMIGDEILEVNGQSFLDVTHDEAVGQLKYHKRMSLVIRDVGKVPHSCTSIEMEPWDAYSPTGTRARRKGQITTMVEEKARSLLPRHHFASLSYYIAEYSVKAMTIDAFVAVLLEMLDTYEKHTLVTEIRELVFPEDRTRYDELVYRRERDPYSVDRHRRKGDSARDLPVTADDMEVSAATGRSPSSDSGLGMTVTDIHKRPALQLPYRPMSAGPILHRSQHYQPATSHAASNQSPSPPPKPQQQQQQQQQQQHYPPHHTSLRHLGGGVGNVRHPHQQQLGPNQFKLKQAKDNQQQEYGCDEHRTRRGSETLLPEYEQDAEQVSALRSLCIRFSYASSFVTI, encoded by the exons ATGCGCCTTGGGGGTAGTGGTATACCATACGACGGTGACCCCCTGACAATGAGCGCAGCTGGCAATGATTATGCCGAATTATGCGATCTTGGACCATCACGTTGGAGTGCACGCGGTTATGGTTaccatgcaacagcagcagctgcaaatgcgGCCGGCATCGGCATTGGTGGCATCGGCGTACCAGGCGCCACACAATCATCATCGAGCGTACCGACGGGCGGCTCAGCTGGCCTCAGCGCACATCATTTACGGAGCAGCGCAGCAGCGCCAAACAGTTACGAGGCCGAGGACATTGGCCTGGCCTTTGGCATGATCAGTCCGCCACCTGGCAGCGGGCACGTTCATTACGGCGGCAGCGCCGGCGGCATTGGCTCCCGTGTGGGCAATAGCACCAGTTCACTGCGTGCCGGCGGCAGCGGTCGCTCCGGTCTCTATTACTCGCCACCGGGCACATCGTACACAATCGTTGAGCGTCCACACTCGCCGCATTACTATTACAATTCGGCTGGTGTGCCCACGAAGGGTGGTTCGTTGCCTGGTCGCGGCTCAGCGTATCTCAGCTCCTCGCCCTCTAGCCACATGGCCGCCGGCACGGCTGGCACGCTGCCCACATCAACGGCAGCTAGCGGTCGCCATGCCGCCTCGGCCATGGGCAATGGCAACAAGAAGCGGGCCATATCGCCGGAGCAGGTGCTGCGCATGTTCGGCGCCACACAGTCGTCTTCAGTTCCTACGAGTAGCTATCACTACAGCAACGGTGGCACACGCGATCGGGATCGCGCAGGCCGACGCAGTCCGGCCAGCAGTCCGCCCTCGACAACGCATCAG ATCTATCGGGATCGCGATCGAGATCGGGATCGGAGTGTGCCCAACATACATGAACTTACGACGCGCACCGTTTCAATGTCGCGTGATCAGCAAGTCGATCACGGCTTCGGTATATGCGTCAAAGGAGGCAAAGACTCAG GCTTAGGTGTTTACATCTCACGCATCGAGGAGAATTCGGTGGCGGAGCGCGCCGGCCTGCGACCCGGTGATACAATCCTAGAGGTGAACGGCACGCCATTCACCTCAATCAATCACGAGGAGGCGCTTAAG AGATGTGTGCAGATATTGAAATCGTCACGTCAAATCAGTATGACGGTGCGAGCGCCGCCCACGCTGAACTCGACGGCGCCGCTGCACGGTTTTGGTCCACCCTCGCGGGATCCAATGTACGCGTCGATGGCCCCCCTATTACCACAGACTGCAGCGGCCCATGCGGCAGcggccggcggcggcggcggcggcggatcGGGTCTGCCCTTTCGTCAGACCTGCTCCTGGATGGATCGACACGGCCGTCCGGCCTCACCGCCCATGGAGTATGGTGGCAGGCGGAACGAGCGCCGAGATCG GGTACGCCGCGTCGAGCTGCTCATTGAGCCCGGCCAATCGCTGGGCCTGATGATACGCGGCGGCGTCGAGTACGGCCTGGGCATCTTTGTCACGGGCGTCGACAAGGATAGCGTCGCAGATCGTGCCGGTCTAATGATTGGCGACGAAATACTGGAGGTCAACGGCCAGTCGTTTCTCGATGTGACGCACGACGAGGCCGTCGGTCAGCTGAAGTATCACAAGCGCATGTCCTTGGTGATACGTGACGTGGGCAAGGTGCCGCATTCCTGCACATCCATCGAAATGGAGCCCTGGGATGCGTACAGTCCAACGGGCACGAG AGCACGCCGAAAAGGTCAAATCACGACCATGGTGGAGGAGAAGGCGCGCTCGCTGCTGCCACGTCATCATTTTGCAAGTCTTTCGTATTATATTGCCGAATATAGTGTGAAAGCAATGACCATAGATGCCTTTGTTGCCGTCTTATTAGAGATGTTAGATACGTACGAAAAG CACACGCTAGTGACGGAAATTCGTGAGCTCGTTTTTCCGGAGGATCGTACACGTTACGATGAGCTTGTGTATCGCAGAGAACGCGATCCATATAGCGTGGATAGGCATAGG CGTAAAGGAGACTCCGCACGTGATTTGCCG GTAACAGCTGACGACATGGAAGTAAGCGCCGCTACTGGACGCAGTCCCTCGTCGGACTCGGGTCTGGGCATGACCGTAACGGATATACATAAACG ACCCGCACTACAGTTGCCCTATCGGCCCATGTCGGCGGGACCAATACTGCATCGTTCACAGCATTATCAGCCAGCAACATCACATGCAGCTAGCAACCAATCACCATCACCGCCAccaaaaccacaacaacaacagcaacaacaacaacaacaacaacattatcCACCACATCATACCTCATTGCGTCATCTGGGCGGCGGCGTTGGAAATGTGCGTCATCCTCACCAGCAGCAATTGGGACCAAATCAATTTAAACTCAAACAAGCCAAAGACAATCAGCAACAG GAATACGGCTGTGATGAGCATAGAACTCGCCGGGGCAGCGAAACCCTATTACCGGAATATGAACAAGATGCG GAACAGGTAAGCGCTTTGCGTTCGCTTTGCATTCGTTTTTCGTATGCGTCGTCGTTTGTTACAATTTAA
- the LOC138911039 gene encoding sex-determining region Y protein-like, which yields MPTPIPLTKAKNPPPLPHELHTNSNSNSNSNYGSNSALNNHHQHPHHQQQQQQQQHYHPNTPSNTPTTQATAATTTKQQQQQQQRPHLNSSNTPTKASREATPTREQQQQQQQHATPTCEPHTPTRQQQQQQQHQQREQHHRERQQQLREQREQREREYQHEHQQHHLRAHPAYHREHREHREHEQQYHHQQHHNHHHHQQQQQQQQQSSAHYQQQQQQRYSSNSYKNHNNSVYQ from the coding sequence ATGCCAACACCGATACCGCTGACAAAAGCTAAAAATCCACCGCCACTGCCTCATGAGCTACataccaacagcaacagcaacagcaacagcaactatgGCAGTAATTCTGCGCTCAAcaatcatcatcaacatcctcatcatcagcagcagcaacagcagcagcaacactaTCATCCCAATACACCCAGCAACACACCAACAAcacaagcaacagctgcaactacaacaaaacaacaacaacaacagcaacagagaCCACACTTGAACAGCAGCAATACACCAACAAAAGCATCGCGCGAGGCGACGCCAACCCgtgagcaacagcagcagcagcagcaacatgcgACGCCCACATGCGAgccacacacaccaacacgtcaacaacagcaacaacaacaacaccaacaacggGAGCAACATCATCGCGagcgccagcaacagctgcgCGAACAACGTGAGCAACGCGAACGTGAATACCAACACGAACACCAGCAGCATCATCTACGCGCACATCCTGCTTATCATCGTGAGCACCGTGAGCATCGTGAGCACGAGCAGCaatatcatcatcaacagcatcacaatcatcatcatcatcagcagcagcagcagcagcagcagcaatcatCAGCGCattatcaacagcagcagcaacagcgctaCAGTAGCAACAGCTACAAGAATCATAATAATTCCGTTTACCAGtga
- the LOC6623105 gene encoding uncharacterized protein, whose translation METYLTEIKQLRIPRPKFEPNSCHQQHQHATATGATVAAGTGTATVTSTPPHHHQLQLQHHHHHAHHQWRHFVRPFTPPRDYHLPVVGGAVVWSAAEDSATHDKM comes from the coding sequence ATGGAAACCTATTTGACCGAGATCAAACAATTGCGCATTCCACGCCCGAAATTCGAGCCGAATAGCTGccaccagcagcaccagcatGCAACGGCAACGGGAGCGACAGTGGCAGCGGGAACGGGAACCGCGACAGTGACATCGACGCCCccacatcatcatcagcttCAGCTacagcatcatcatcaccacGCCCATCATCAGTGGCGACACTTTGTGCGGCCCTTTACACCGCCACGCGATTATCACTTGCCAGTTGTTGGCGGAGCCGTCGTCTGGTCGGCAGCGGAGGACAGCGCCACGCACGACAAAATGTAA
- the LOC6623665 gene encoding tetratricopeptide repeat protein 36 homolog — translation MPQANLKLSPHDQQVLESIFNPLELSGMGTLNVAIQAEAELADEEPESQLLQASRELELQAVRLTERGELEEALLRFGQALSLMERASVLNNRAQALRLAKRDQEALKDLNRALELATERQARTKCHAHCQRGVLYRKLENLDAARADFEAAALLGSKFAREQLVEINPFAALCNQMLRQAFDQLK, via the exons ATGCCGCAGGCCAATCTGAAGCTGAGCCCACATGACCAGCAGGTATTGGAGTCCATATTCAATCCGCTGGAGCTGAGCGGCATGGGCACCCTCAACGTTGCCATCCAAGCGGAAGCGGAGCTGGCGGACGAGGAGCCCGAatcgcagctgctgcaagcCTCTCGAGAACTGGAGCTGCAGGCAGTGCGATTGACAGAGCGCGGCGAATTGGAGGAGGCTCTACTGCGATTTGGCCAGGCCTTAAGCCTGATGGAACGCGCCTCCGTCCTGAACAATCGAGCACAAGCACTGCGATTGGCCAAGCGCGATCAAG AAGCGCTTAAGGATTTGAATCGTGCTCTGGAACTGGCTACTGAGCGGCAGGCGCGCAccaaatgccacgcccactgtcAGCGTGGTGtattatatagaaaattgGAGAATTTGGATGCAGCACGTGCCGATTTCGAGGCAGCTGCACTGCTTGGCAGCAAGTTTGCCCGGGAACAG CTGGTGGAAATCAATCCCTTTGCGGCGCTCTGCAATCAAATGCTGCGACAAGCGTTCGATCAGCTGAAGTGA